Proteins encoded in a region of the Zea mays cultivar B73 chromosome 2, Zm-B73-REFERENCE-NAM-5.0, whole genome shotgun sequence genome:
- the LOC100275430 gene encoding D-lactate dehydrogenase [cytochrome], mitochondrial-like: MATSLLRLSRHRRALLAISSVRLALSTQPHVPSPSPSPTPSSARRLPHFLSFLAAAAAAAAGGATVALCDSGLDHRVGGKDSADLVVRGERKFVPQEFIDELASFLGDNITLDYEERSFHGTPQNSFHKAVNLPDVVVFPSSQDEVQRIVMACNKHKVPIVPYGGATSIEGHTLAPHGGVCIDMTLMKKIKSLNVEDMDVVVEPGVGWIELNEYLKPYGLFFPLDPGPGATIGGMCATRCSGSLAVRYGTMRDNVINLRAVLPNGDVVKTGSRARKSAAGYDLARLIIGSEGTLGVITEVTLRLQKLPSHSVVAMCNFKTIKDAADVAIATMLSGIQVSRVELLDEVQIKAINMANGKNLPEVPTLMFEFIGTEAYALEQTLLVQKIATEHHGSDFVFVEEPDAKAELWKIRKEALWAGFAMKPDHEAMITDVCVPLSRLAECISTSKRLLDASPLTCLVIAHAGDGNFHTIILFDPSQEDQRKEAERLNHFMVHTALSMEGTCTGEHGVGTGKMKYLEKELGIESLRTMKRIKAALDPNNIMNPGKLIPPHVCI; the protein is encoded by the exons ATGGCCACCTCCCTCCTACGCCTCTCTCGCCACCGCCGCGCGCTGCTCGCCATCTCCTCCGTCCGCCTTGCGCTCTCCACCCAGCCCCACGTCCCATCTCCGTCCCCATCCCCTACCCCCTCCTCCGCCCGCCGCCTCCCGCATTTCCTCTccttcctcgccgccgccgccgccgccgccgctggggGAGCAACCGTCGCGCTCTGCGACTCCGGCCTAGATCACCG GGTCGGGGGCAAGGACAGCGCCGATCTGGTGGTTCGTGGGGAGCGGAAGTTCGTGCCGCAGGAGTTCATCGACGAGCTCGCGTCCTTCCTCGGG GACAACATCACTCTGGACTACGAGGAGAGGAGCTTCCATGGCACGCCACAGAACAGCTTCCACAAGGCGGTCAACCTGCCTGATGTCGTCGTGTTCCCGAG CTCGCAAGATGAGGTACAAAGGATTGTGATGGCCTGTaacaagcacaag GTTCCAATTGTACCATATGGTGGGGCTACCTCAATAGAGGGTCACACACTGGCACCTCATGGTGGTGTTTGCATCGACATGACCTTGATGAAG AAAATAAAATCCCTGAATGTTGAGGATATGGACGTAGTTGTTGAACCTGGAGTTGGATGGATAGAGCTGAACGAATACCTGAAGCCCTATGGCCTATTTTTTCCTCTTGATCCAG GGCCTGGGGCCACCATTGGAGGAATGTGTGCTACTCGTTGTTCTGGTTCATTAGCTGTGAG GTATGGAACAATGCGGGATAATGTGATTAATCTTCGG GCTGTTTTGCCAAATGGTGATGTTGTCAAGACAGGCTCCCGGGCTCGAAAGAGTGCAGCTGG GTATGACCTTGCTCGTTTGATCATTGGGAGTGAAGGAACTTTGGGTGTAATTACAGAAGTGACTTTACGACTCCAAAAGCTTCCATCTCATTCTGTA GTTGCAATGTGCAATTTCAAAACAATTAAGGATGCTGCTGATGTTGCTATTGCAACAATGCTTTCTGGGATACAG GTTTCAAGAGTGGAATTGTTGGACGAGGTTCAGATAAAGGCAATAAATATGGCAAATGGCAAAAATTTGCCTGAAGTGCCGACCTTGATGTTTGAATTCATAGGGACAG AAGCATATGCTCTGGAACAAACTCTCTTGGTTCAAAAAATTGCCACTGAACACCATGGATCAGATTTTGTTTTTGTCGAGGAGCCAGATGCTAAAGCGGAACTATGGAAG ATCAGGAAGGAGGCACTTTGGGCTGGTTTTGCTATGAAACCTGATCATGAAGCTATGATAACG GATGTTTGTGTCCCTCTATCCAGACTTGCTGAATGCATATCTACATCAAAGCGATTGCTTGATGCGTCGCCATTGACTTG TCTGGTTATTGCTCATGCTGGTGATGGAAATTTTCACACAATTATCCTGTTTGATCCAAGCCAAGAGGACCAACGAAAGGAAGCAGAGAGACTAAACCATTTCATGGTCCATACAGCTCTGTCTATGGAAG GTACATGCACAGGAGAGCATGGTGTTGGCACAGGGAAAATGAAG TACCTGGAGAAGGAGTTGGGCATCGAGTCACTCAGGACGATGAAAAGAATAAAGGCGGCGCTGGATCCCAACAACATCATGAATCCGGGAAAGCTGATCCCGCCTCACGTCTGCATATGA
- the LOC100275430 gene encoding D-lactate dehydrogenase [cytochrome], mitochondrial-like isoform X1, with protein MATSLLRLSRHRRALLAISSVRLALSTQPHVPSPSPSPTPSSARRLPHFLSFLAAAAAAAAGGATVALCDSGLDHRVGGKDSADLVVRGERKFVPQEFIDELASFLGDNITLDYEERSFHGTPQNSFHKAVNLPDVVVFPSSQDEVQRIVMACNKHKVPIVPYGGATSIEGHTLAPHGGVCIDMTLMKKIKSLNVEDMDVVVEPGVGWIELNEYLKPYGLFFPLDPGPGATIGGMCATRCSGSLAVRYGTMRDNVINLRAVLPNGDVVKTGSRARKSAAGYDLARLIIGSEGTLGVITEVTLRLQKLPSHSVVAMCNFKTIKDAADVAIATMLSGIQVSRVELLDEVQIKAINMANGKNLPEVPTLMFEFIGTEAYALEQTLLVQKIATEHHGSDFVFVEEPDAKAELWKIRKEALWAGFAMKPDHEAMITDVCVPLSRLAECISTSKRLLDASPLTCQEDQRKEAERLNHFMVHTALSMEGTCTGEHGVGTGKMKYLEKELGIESLRTMKRIKAALDPNNIMNPGKLIPPHVCI; from the exons ATGGCCACCTCCCTCCTACGCCTCTCTCGCCACCGCCGCGCGCTGCTCGCCATCTCCTCCGTCCGCCTTGCGCTCTCCACCCAGCCCCACGTCCCATCTCCGTCCCCATCCCCTACCCCCTCCTCCGCCCGCCGCCTCCCGCATTTCCTCTccttcctcgccgccgccgccgccgccgccgctggggGAGCAACCGTCGCGCTCTGCGACTCCGGCCTAGATCACCG GGTCGGGGGCAAGGACAGCGCCGATCTGGTGGTTCGTGGGGAGCGGAAGTTCGTGCCGCAGGAGTTCATCGACGAGCTCGCGTCCTTCCTCGGG GACAACATCACTCTGGACTACGAGGAGAGGAGCTTCCATGGCACGCCACAGAACAGCTTCCACAAGGCGGTCAACCTGCCTGATGTCGTCGTGTTCCCGAG CTCGCAAGATGAGGTACAAAGGATTGTGATGGCCTGTaacaagcacaag GTTCCAATTGTACCATATGGTGGGGCTACCTCAATAGAGGGTCACACACTGGCACCTCATGGTGGTGTTTGCATCGACATGACCTTGATGAAG AAAATAAAATCCCTGAATGTTGAGGATATGGACGTAGTTGTTGAACCTGGAGTTGGATGGATAGAGCTGAACGAATACCTGAAGCCCTATGGCCTATTTTTTCCTCTTGATCCAG GGCCTGGGGCCACCATTGGAGGAATGTGTGCTACTCGTTGTTCTGGTTCATTAGCTGTGAG GTATGGAACAATGCGGGATAATGTGATTAATCTTCGG GCTGTTTTGCCAAATGGTGATGTTGTCAAGACAGGCTCCCGGGCTCGAAAGAGTGCAGCTGG GTATGACCTTGCTCGTTTGATCATTGGGAGTGAAGGAACTTTGGGTGTAATTACAGAAGTGACTTTACGACTCCAAAAGCTTCCATCTCATTCTGTA GTTGCAATGTGCAATTTCAAAACAATTAAGGATGCTGCTGATGTTGCTATTGCAACAATGCTTTCTGGGATACAG GTTTCAAGAGTGGAATTGTTGGACGAGGTTCAGATAAAGGCAATAAATATGGCAAATGGCAAAAATTTGCCTGAAGTGCCGACCTTGATGTTTGAATTCATAGGGACAG AAGCATATGCTCTGGAACAAACTCTCTTGGTTCAAAAAATTGCCACTGAACACCATGGATCAGATTTTGTTTTTGTCGAGGAGCCAGATGCTAAAGCGGAACTATGGAAG ATCAGGAAGGAGGCACTTTGGGCTGGTTTTGCTATGAAACCTGATCATGAAGCTATGATAACG GATGTTTGTGTCCCTCTATCCAGACTTGCTGAATGCATATCTACATCAAAGCGATTGCTTGATGCGTCGCCATTGACTTG CCAAGAGGACCAACGAAAGGAAGCAGAGAGACTAAACCATTTCATGGTCCATACAGCTCTGTCTATGGAAG GTACATGCACAGGAGAGCATGGTGTTGGCACAGGGAAAATGAAG TACCTGGAGAAGGAGTTGGGCATCGAGTCACTCAGGACGATGAAAAGAATAAAGGCGGCGCTGGATCCCAACAACATCATGAATCCGGGAAAGCTGATCCCGCCTCACGTCTGCATATGA
- the LOC107522038 gene encoding uncharacterized protein LOC107522038, whose protein sequence is MSSPAAGTAAEPHVVEDCLGFVQLLSDGTVRRSTDYSMLRPIGRVPSDTDLPVQWKDVVYEDTRGLRLRMYRPTGAAAGETKLPVLVYFHGGGFCLLSFEVASFHAGALRLAAELPALVLSADYRLAPEHRLPAALDDAESAFAWLRAQAAPPSAAGAESDPWLAESADFARVFVAGDSAGGNISHHVAVRHASSGGGLSLAPLRLAGCVMLWPYFGGEEPTPSEAAFPADQPMGTALFDQMWRLALPAGATKDHPFANPFAPGSVPLRDLGAAFPPLLVVDPDQDPLHDRVVDYVARLKAAGKAVELVVFAGQGHGFFAMEPCGEAADDLIRVIRRFVYGA, encoded by the coding sequence ATGTCGTCGCCGGCTGCAGGCACGGCAGCGGAGCCGCACGTCGTGGAGGACTGCCTCGGCTTCGTGCAGCTGCTGAGCGACGGCACAGTGAGGCGGTCCACGGACTACTCCATGCTCCGTCCCATCGGCCGCGTGCCGTCGGACACGGACCTGCCCGTGCAGTGGAAGGACGTGGTGTACGAGGACACGCGCGGCCTCCGGCTCCGCATGTACCGGCCCACTGGCGCCGCAGCCGGGGAGACGAAGCTGCCGGTGCTGGTGTACTTCCACGGCGGTGGCTTCTGCCTGCTCAGCTTCGAGGTGGCCAGCTTCCATGCCGGCGCGCTCCGGCTCGCCGCCGAGCTCCCGGCGCTCGTGCTgtccgcggactaccgcctggcgccGGAGCACCGCCTCCCCGCGGCGCTGGACGATGCCGAGTCCGCCTTCGCCTGGCTGCGCGCCCAGGCCGCGCCGCCCTCCGCCGCGGGCGCGGAGTCGGACCCGTGGCTCGCCGAGTCGGCCGACTTCGCCCGCGTGTTCGTCGCCGGCGACTCGGCCGGCGGCAACATCTCGCACCACGTCGCCGTGCGTCACGCTAGCTCCGGTGGAGGGCTCtccctcgccccgctccgactcgcCGGGTGCGTCATGCTCTGGCCATACTTCGGCGGCGAGGAGCCGACGCCGTCCGAGGCGGCGTTCCCGGCCGACCAGCCCATGGGCACGGCGCTGTTCGACCAGATGTGGCGCCTGGCGCTGCCGGCGGGCGCGACCAAGGACCACCCGTTCGCGAACCCGTTCGCGCCGGGGAGCGTCCCGCTCCGCGACCTCGGCGCGGCCTTCCCGCCGCTGCTCGTCGTGGACCCCGACCAGGACCCGCTGCACGACCGCGTGGTCGACTACGTCGCCAGGCTCAAGGCGGCCGGGAAGGCCGTCGAGCTCGTCGTGTTCGCGGGGCAGGGGCATGGGTTCTTCGCCATGGAGCCGTGCGGTGAGGCCGCCGACGACCTCATCCGGGTCATCAGGCGATTTGTGTACGGTGCTTAA
- the LOC103648262 gene encoding probable carboxylesterase 15 isoform X2 has translation MSSTTTTSPASGVSGEAPPPRIVEDCLGLVQLMSDGTVKRAPACLASADDAASVRCKDVVYDEARNLSLRMYVPSSSRAGNGGAEKLPVLVYFHGGGFIVGSFASPEFHAACARLAAALPAVVLSADYRLAPEHRLPAALQDADAIFSWLGAQEQQAAAGGGADPWLADAADLGRVFVSGDSAGANIAHHAAAAPGRRLAGCVLLWPFFGGERRTRSEAACLGDAFLTLPLYDQMWRLALPAGATRDHPAANPEVGELPPLLVAAGDRDMLIDRIREYVARARARAAAAGNRRVDLVEFPGAGHGFAILEPDGEAAGELVRVVRRFVHGG, from the exons ATGTCGTCGACCACGACCACCTCGCCAGCGtccggtgtctccggcgaggcTCCACCTCCGCGCATCGTGGAGGACTGCCTCGGGCTCGTCCAGCTCATGAGCGACGGCACCGTCAAGCGCGCGCCGGC CTgcttggcctctgccgacgatgcGGCATCGGTCCGATGCAAGGACGTCGTCTACGACGAGGCTCGCAACCTGAGCCTCCGCATGTACGTGCCATCGTCCTCCAGGGCGGGGAACGGCGGCGCCGAGAAGCTCCCGGTGCTGGTCTACTTCCACGGCGGCGGCTTCATCGTCGGCAGCTTCGCGTCGCCGGAGTTCCACGCCGCGTGCGCCCGCCTCGCCGCCGCGCTCCCGGCCGTGGTGCTCTCCGCCGACTACCGCCTGGCCCCGGAGCACCGGCTCCCCGCGGCGCTCCAGGACGCCGACGCCATCTTCTCCTGGCTCGGCGCGCAGGAGCAGCAGGCTGCGGCGGGCGGGGGCGCCGACCCGTGGCTCGCCGACGCGGCGGACCTGGGCCGCGTGTTCGTGTCGGGCGACTCGGCCGGCGCCAACATCGCGCACCACGCCGCCGCGGCGCCGGGGCGGCGCCTCGCCGGGTGCGTGCTGCTGTGGCCCTTCTTCGGCGGCGAGCGGAGGACGCGGTCGGAGGCGGCCTGCCTGGGAGACGCGTTCCTGACGCTCCCGCTGTACGACCAGATGTGGCGCCTGGCGCTGCCGGCGGGGGCGACGCGGGACCACCCGGCCGCGAACCCGGAGGTGGGCGAGCTCCCGCCGCTGCTCGTCGCGGCCGGCGACCGCGACATGCTGATCGACCGCATCAGGGAGTAcgtggcgcgggcgcgggcgcgggccgccGCCGCGGGCAACAGGCGCGTCGACCTCGTCGAGTTCCCTGGCGCGGGGCACGGGTTCGCCATCCTCGAGCCCGATGGCGAGGCTGCGGGTGAGCTAGTCCGCGTCGTGCGGCGGTTTGTGCATGGCGGATGA
- the LOC103648262 gene encoding probable carboxylesterase 15 isoform X1, which yields MSSTTTTSPASGVSGEAPPPRIVEDCLGLVQLMSDGTVKRAPASHVLLPDEEPAPPCLASADDAASVRCKDVVYDEARNLSLRMYVPSSSRAGNGGAEKLPVLVYFHGGGFIVGSFASPEFHAACARLAAALPAVVLSADYRLAPEHRLPAALQDADAIFSWLGAQEQQAAAGGGADPWLADAADLGRVFVSGDSAGANIAHHAAAAPGRRLAGCVLLWPFFGGERRTRSEAACLGDAFLTLPLYDQMWRLALPAGATRDHPAANPEVGELPPLLVAAGDRDMLIDRIREYVARARARAAAAGNRRVDLVEFPGAGHGFAILEPDGEAAGELVRVVRRFVHGG from the coding sequence ATGTCGTCGACCACGACCACCTCGCCAGCGtccggtgtctccggcgaggcTCCACCTCCGCGCATCGTGGAGGACTGCCTCGGGCTCGTCCAGCTCATGAGCGACGGCACCGTCAAGCGCGCGCCGGCCTCCCACGTCCTCCTCCCTGACGAGGAGCCGGCGCCGCCCTgcttggcctctgccgacgatgcGGCATCGGTCCGATGCAAGGACGTCGTCTACGACGAGGCTCGCAACCTGAGCCTCCGCATGTACGTGCCATCGTCCTCCAGGGCGGGGAACGGCGGCGCCGAGAAGCTCCCGGTGCTGGTCTACTTCCACGGCGGCGGCTTCATCGTCGGCAGCTTCGCGTCGCCGGAGTTCCACGCCGCGTGCGCCCGCCTCGCCGCCGCGCTCCCGGCCGTGGTGCTCTCCGCCGACTACCGCCTGGCCCCGGAGCACCGGCTCCCCGCGGCGCTCCAGGACGCCGACGCCATCTTCTCCTGGCTCGGCGCGCAGGAGCAGCAGGCTGCGGCGGGCGGGGGCGCCGACCCGTGGCTCGCCGACGCGGCGGACCTGGGCCGCGTGTTCGTGTCGGGCGACTCGGCCGGCGCCAACATCGCGCACCACGCCGCCGCGGCGCCGGGGCGGCGCCTCGCCGGGTGCGTGCTGCTGTGGCCCTTCTTCGGCGGCGAGCGGAGGACGCGGTCGGAGGCGGCCTGCCTGGGAGACGCGTTCCTGACGCTCCCGCTGTACGACCAGATGTGGCGCCTGGCGCTGCCGGCGGGGGCGACGCGGGACCACCCGGCCGCGAACCCGGAGGTGGGCGAGCTCCCGCCGCTGCTCGTCGCGGCCGGCGACCGCGACATGCTGATCGACCGCATCAGGGAGTAcgtggcgcgggcgcgggcgcgggccgccGCCGCGGGCAACAGGCGCGTCGACCTCGTCGAGTTCCCTGGCGCGGGGCACGGGTTCGCCATCCTCGAGCCCGATGGCGAGGCTGCGGGTGAGCTAGTCCGCGTCGTGCGGCGGTTTGTGCATGGCGGATGA
- the LOC103649488 gene encoding 3-oxo-5-alpha-steroid 4-dehydrogenase 2, with the protein MAWPAPPFLHAPSPLEAWASAAGAVAMAFLAVSEFRGDHLAYSKFSRGGGGGGGGGQQGTKQQQQRQRVRVPSRIGMVLLYFPALAAAVASFAVPGAVDGARAHVLSAAIAVHFLKRVLEALFLHRYSGSMPLATSLLIAGHYLFAGGGMIYAQRLRRRGLPEPRVDLLLPGVLAFAVGLAGNFYHHYLLSRLRARHGGDAGGEGAYRIPSGGLFGLVACPHYLFETLAFFGLAMVSQTLFALTVAVGTAAYLAGRSRATRKWYAAKFDDFPSRVKALVPYVW; encoded by the coding sequence ATGGCGTGGCCTGCGCCGCCGTTCCTGCACGCGCCGTCGCCGCTCGAGGCGTGGGCGTCGGCGGCGGGCGCCGTCGCGATGGCCTTCCTGGCCGTCTCCGAGTTCCGAGGCGACCACTTGGCCTACTCCAAGTtctcgcgcggcggcggcggcggcggcggcggcggccagcaAGGGacgaagcagcagcagcagcggcagcgGGTGCGGGTACCGAGCCGAATCGGGATGGTGCTGCTCTACTTCCCGGCGCTCGCCGCCGCGGTCGCGTCCTTCGCGGTGCCAGGCGCCGTCGACGGCGCGCGCGCGCACGTCCTCAGCGCCGCCATCGCCGTCCACTTCCTCAAACGGGTCCTCGAGGCGCTCTTCCTCCACCGGTACAGCGGGAGCATGCCGCTGGCCACGTCGCTGCTGATCGCCGGCCACTACCTGTTCGCCGGCGGCGGCATGATCTACGCGCAGCGCCTCAGGCGCCGCGGGCTCCCGGAGCCCCGCGTGGACCTGCTGCTTCCCGGCGTGCTCGCCTTCGCCGTCGGCCTCGCCGGCAACTTCTACCACCACTACCTCCTCTCGAGGCTGAGGGCGCGCCACGGCGGTGACGCAGGCGGCGAGGGGGCGTACAGGATCCCCAGCGGCGGGCTGTTCGGCCTCGTCGCCTGCCCGCACTACCTCTTCGAGACCCTCGCCTTCTTCGGCCTCGCCATGGTCTCCCAGACGCTGTTCGCGCTCACCGTGGCCGTGGGCACCGCGGCCTACCTCGCCGGCCGGAGCCGCGCCACCAGGAAGTGGTACGCCGCCAAGTTCGACGACTTCCCGTCCAGGGTCAAAGCTCTTGTGCCCTATGTCTGGTAG